The genomic window TGGCAGACCTCCCATTTTGAGGCTCGATTTGGGCAGGTGCATTCAAGTGCAGACTCTTTTGGATGAGGTCGAGCCACCTGGGAAAACAGAAATACTATAAGTCTTCATGCCTTTATTCTTATACTTACTGGAGTGAACATGGCAGAATACAAGCACATAAACTCCAGCTGCACTGGACGTACCTGAGATTTAAGGGCATGTAGCTCACTGTGAACTTTCCTAAACTTCTTCTCTTGTTCCAGATACTTCTCCTTGAGCTTCTCCCTGTCTCTGCGCTCCTTCAGAAAGTCCTCCTTGTAGACTTCAGCCTAAAAATGGACGACAAGGAAACATGAGATAAGGATTCAAATAAGCAAGTGCATTACAGGATTAGTTTGACATTGTGATAAATATCCTTATTCACTTTGTTGTAGAgagttaaatgagaaaaatgataccactttaatgtttgtttgctaATTAcgaagcagccagttagcttagtttagcttagcttagcttagcttagcttagcgtaaagactgaaaacaaaggGAAACTGATGGCCTGGCTGCATCCAAAggtaaaggggggggggggggggggggtaaaaacacacatttatggtTTGACAGGGGGTTATGTGCCGCAGTTTTTCTTGGCGGGGAGCAGTTGCCTTAAGTTTTTATACAGATTACATCAATtattgagctttagaggtgGTGGTAAGAGGATTTTATTACCTGTAAAAAGAGCCAGGTGAGCTGTTTCATCTAATACCTAATTTACCAAGGTTATGTCTCATGGGTGACCGAACAAAGTTGCCAAATTCATCAAAATATGACCTTTTTGTGATAAATGTAGGGCTCGCCACAGCTGCGTGAGTGATGCTCAGATTCTGGACGAGTCCATCACCTCCagattttgtaaaatgtaaagaaTCTATGTGAGAAATTGTGTCATGTTGAAAGCTTTAAGAGGTCATGGGCAGGCTTTTTTGTCTGTAATATGTCTGCTGAAGTGTAATGATGTGGTGTTTAGTTTGTTCCGCTGTGGTTGCTAAATTACTATTATAGATATAAGAATGCGTAGCTTCCGGGTGTCTGTGGAAATGTTGAGTTCCAATAACAGAACTGTCTGTTTGTTCAGATTTGACTGAAGAGATGAGTAAAAAAATTTCAGACCCTGTGAGAATGGTATCACCATCTTCTCCCTTATATATCAGTAGTATGTGATGTAGCTCACCTGATGTTTCCAGACATCCTGTAGTGTTTCACCGCTCGTCTTCTGAAGCGCCTCCTCTaaagcctgcacacacacattaaagcatCTATGACTCCACTGTTGCAGGGAGCAAACACATTAAACGGCCTTCTAATATCCATTTCATTTTGGGACTGACCTTGTTTAGTCGTCTGATCTCCTCGTGCTGGTGCTGCCCTCTTCGGGTCAAAGTGCTGTTCTGTGCTCGCAGCTCTTCTGCTTCCATCTCTGCTTTTAGTAACTCATCTCCAGTCTAAGGATCAAATCATTGTCCACATTTTTACATCTTGAATCCATTTAAAAGCCTTGAATTGAATCTGGAATTAGAATAAATGCTGAATTTACCAGTGTgttctctttgtgtttgattttcttgTTTAATATAGCGTTCCTTTCACTTTCTTCACACATGTCTTTAAAGTGATCGTGTTGCAGTGATTCTTTCAAATCTCGGACCTGAATGTAAAGAAAAGGACACATGAAGCGCTGAAGTGACATATAGGAGAAGTAATTAAACAGGCCTACTAGAGTTTGCGCCATTCTTACCTTCTGTTTGTAGTACTGCACCATGGTTCGGTAGTCTTTTGCCCATTTCTCATTAATAGAAAGAAGCTGAGTGAAAAAGAGAACATGAATCTTTTAGGTACTGAAAGGTACATGTGTGTTTGGGGATGAATATAAATCTCAGTTCTGAAATGCACTCACCTCCTGCCTTTGCTCCTCCAAGATAAGGATCTGTGCTTTCAGTCTGACGTCACTGCTGCTGGCAGCTTCTGACTAAAGTAAatatgagagggaaaaaaaagaggaagtgtTAAAATGTGGCACACGGTGCGTCCATCTGTGACTGCATGGACAGTTATGACTGTGTCCACGGACTTCCCTTGACACATTTTTGGAAGTTTTGCTGAGCAGTGTTTCCAGTAACATTAACAATACGGTCATTCCTCTGTGGTCAGGGAATCAGACGGATCTTCCAGTGTTGCAACTGTTAATATTACCTGAGTGTCTTCCAGCAGGCTGTCAAGGTGGTTGACTGCATCTGTGTGAGGTTTTTCTCCAGTGGCGGGGTCCGCCACACAAACTTCatacctgaaaacactgaaacacataaacagaaatgagaatgtgacatttttttagtcttttatcAAAGCCAGCAGTGGTGAGATGTCACTAAAGACACTGTCATGCACTGTATATGTACAATTTTCTGATGCTTGTACTGCACGCAGTGATAAAATCTGATGAAAGTGATGTGATGTGCCTCACCTGTCTATGTTGGGCAGTGACGGATACAGTCTGTGGGTCAGTCTGTTGTCTGTGGTCTGTGATCTCTCTGCAGGTGACCTGTCCATTGTGTTTCCATGTAGTGACTGTTCAAACACAGAAGAGGACATACATTATAAATAACAGCCATTATAATATTGTTAACTTCTAACATTCATATGGTATGTATTAATCAGAGAGAAGTATCCCTGCAAGGTATTTTAAGTCCTATTGATATTAAGGTTGGTTTTATcctaaaatttaattttttgtttttaatatgaaatactgtatataggttaccaaaaaaaaaaaaaaaaaaaaaacacccattaGCAAAGGAACAAACCAAAGACctaaagacaaaagacaaatataatatcaaaaataaatgaaaaaatcaataaaattattattattagtagtagtagtagtaataacaataataattataataatatacagtttttaataaatgaaaatcaataaagaataaataaattacattatatatattaaaatataggaaataaaaaattaaatgaattaatgtAGGCACTGTCAAAAAAATCCTTAAAATCCTTATTTCTAAAGTCTCTTTGTAGATCACAGTAAGTCATACTAAGGTGGTCTGGTGGTCTAGAGGAGTTACGAACCACAATGTTCCCAGTTCTTGTCGGGACCTTTGTCTTGTCACTTCCTTTAATTTCtaataaatgcataaaatgCCCCCAAAATAATGTAAACATTTGGGATAATTATGCTAAGTTTGACGGTCATTTATGTAATTATTTATCAACAAAAATGGCAAATATTCACTGATTCAGCCTCCTATAATGTGAGGATCTGGTGCTTATATTATATATCACAGTAAATTTAATGCATAAAAAAGCAGATTGAAGATGTCACCTCCATCTTTTGACACTTGTGGTGTTTttagtcatttaaaaaataataattgattaaaaaataataattgattgattcatgatgaattaaaatcatcatttgtTGCCTGACATTATCTACATAGCACATTTTGGAGATGCTGTGCTGATGATGCGAAGATAATGTGCAGAAAATTGCGCCTCGTGACAGCTGACTCAAAACCTCCACGGAGGATGTAAATGATCTCCACACAGTCACGCGAGCACCTAAACTCAGGCTGCACGTGGAGCTCTAAGACAACTTCATACTACTTCTTTATACACAATAAACAGACACGAGGAAGAAG from Epinephelus lanceolatus isolate andai-2023 chromosome 20, ASM4190304v1, whole genome shotgun sequence includes these protein-coding regions:
- the LOC117265089 gene encoding TNFAIP3-interacting protein 3-like; amino-acid sequence: MSLHGNTMDRSPAERSQTTDNRLTHRLYPSLPNIDSVFRYEVCVADPATGEKPHTDAVNHLDSLLEDTQSEAASSSDVRLKAQILILEEQRQELLSINEKWAKDYRTMVQYYKQKVRDLKESLQHDHFKDMCEESERNAILNKKIKHKENTLTGDELLKAEMEAEELRAQNSTLTRRGQHQHEEIRRLNKALEEALQKTSGETLQDVWKHQAEVYKEDFLKERRDREKLKEKYLEQEKKFRKVHSELHALKSQVARPHPKESALECTCPNRASKWEVCQINQHHIQLQRRYTLDNKP